The nucleotide window CCGAATTGCAGTTCCTGACCCGCGCGCGTGTGCCACGGCGGGGCGAATTGGCGAAGCTCTATTCCTCCGTCATGGATGCGGCGGGCGACAAGCGCGTGGTGTTCCGCACGCTCGATATCGGGTCTGACAAGGTGCTGCCCTATATGAAGCCGCAGGACGAGCCGAACCCGGCCCTTGGATGGCGCGCGATCCGCGTGGGCCTCGACAAACCGGGCGTGATGCGGATGCAATTGCAGGCGCTGATCCGGGCGGCGAACGGGCGGCCCCTGTCGGTCATGTTCCCGTTCATCGCCCAGTTCGACGAATTCACCGCCGCGCGCGATCACCTGATGAAGGAGATCGACCGGGAGGCCGCGTTGGGCCATGTCCTGCCCGCCGACCTGAAGGTGGGCGCGATGCTGGAGACCCCGAGCCTTGCCTTCGCGCCGCGCCAGTTCTTCGAGATGGCCGATTTCATCTCCATCGGGGGCAATGACCTGAAGCAATTCTTCTTTGCCGCCGACCGGGAAAACGAACGGGTGCGCCGCCGCTATGACACGCTCAACGTCAGCTTCCTGACCTTCATGGAGCAGATCGTGCATCGCTGCGCCGAAAGCGACACGCCCTTGAGTTTTTGCGGGGAGGATGCAGGTCGCCCGGTGGAGGCCGTGTGCTTCGCCGCCATGGGCCTGCGCAACCTGTCGATGCGCCCCGCCTCCATCGGGCCGGTGAAATCGCTGCTGCGCCGGGTGAACCTGGACGAGGCCCGGGCCGTCATCACCGACGCGCGGGGCAGCGGTGCCCAAAGCGTGCGCGGGGCGGTGATGGACTGGCTGAAGCGGCAGGGGTGAATGGCAAGGGGCTTATCACGGTTGATAAGCGACATTAAGCCATTGATTCTAAATCAAAATCGAATTCCTGTTAACCGTTTCTTAACCCGTCACGTGCTCCGGCGCAGGGTGGCCGTCAGCACGCCCATGGCGATCAGCGTGGCGCCGCCCGCGCGGGTGAGCCATGCGATGACGCCGGGACGCGAGAGGCGGTTGCGCAGGCTGCCGGCCAGAAACGCATAGGCCAATGCATTGAGCGTGGCGATGGCAACGAAGGTTCCGATCAGGATGGCGAATTGCGGGATCAGCGGTGCCTCTGGCGTGATGAATTGCGGCACGAAGGCGATGAAGAACGCGATGCTTTTCGGGTTGAGCGCCGTCACCACGGTGGCATGGCCGAAGGTGCGACGGGCGGTGACGGCCTGCGCCTCGGGCAGGGCGAAAGCGGCGGAGCGCGCGCCGAGGATCATCTTGATCCCGAGATAGATCAGGTAAACCGCGCCGACCCATTTCAGCACGGTGAAAAGCGTCGCCGAGGCCAGGACCAGCGCGCCCAGGCCGGCCAGCGAGGCGGTCATGGCGATCAGATCGCCCACGGCCACCCCGGCGGCGGTCGACACGGCAACCCGGCGGCCCTGGCTGATGGCGTAGCTGAGCACCAGCAGCACGGTGGGACCGGGGATCAGCACCAGGAGGGTGGAGGCGGCGGCGAAGGCAAGCCAGGTGTCGAGGGGCATGGTGGGACTCCTTTTCCGTGACACTCAGCCCCAAAGCGGCGGCTTTGTCACCATCAACCAGAATATCACGATGAGTGCCACAAAGGCGGGCCATCCCAGCGCGAACCAGATGCGGTAGGCGCGCGTCGCTTCCGGCGGTAAAGGCTGGTCCTGCGCCACGGCCTCCGCCGCCAGATCACGGATGCGGATTTGCAGGCGCACGACCGGAAGCCAGCAGGCGAAGGCGAGACCATAGAGCGCGTAGGTCAGAAGCAGCCAAGGCTCCGTCAGGGACCAGCCTTGCAGCCAGATCAGCCAGAGCCCGCTGGCCGGTTGGACCAGGCCCGCAGGTGTGGTGAAGAGCCAATCTGCCACGACCACGCCCGACGCAACCCCGTGGACCTGCCCCGGCACGGCGCGGCGCATGGCCCAGACCATCTGGAACGCCGTCCCGATGCCGGTGCCGAACAGAACCGTGCTCGACAGGATATGGATCCATTTCGCCAGCAGGTACGGGTCCATCAGCGTTCATCCTCCAACACCATCCAGGTCACGATCAGGACAAGGATGGGCAGGTTCTTGAGCAGCCCGCCGAGGGGGAGGAGCCACAGGAACGGCGCCAATAAAGTGAAGGCCAGGGTGTACGCGCCAACAAGCGCCAGTTGCGCGAGGCCCGTCAGGCGGGGGCGCCAGTTGCGGATCAGCGCCAGCGCGATGGCAAGATCGGCCAGCCCCCCACCCCGCGCCAGCGCGATCCAGAGCGCATCGGGCAGGTCCAAATGAGCGGTCATGGGCAGAAACGTCTCGGCGGGCAGGAACAGGCCCAGAAGGCCCGAGGCGATCCAGAGCAGCGCAAGGGTCAGTCGGATCAGCGGACGCAGCAGGAACAGGCGTGCGTGCCACAGGTCCTGAGTGCCAGCGGGGCGGTGGGTCAGAAATTGTTCAATCCCGCGCGGTTTGGCGGTGAGTTGATCCACCAGTGGGGCTTCCGCCGTTTCCACCCCCTGCTCGATCTGCGCCACTGCCGTACGGGAAATCGGGCCGAGGTTCAGCGCATCGCCCACCGCGCCCCCGATCCGCGCCACCGCAGGCGACATCGGCAGCGCGCGCGCCGGTGGCAGGCCAAGCCAGCCGCGCAGGTCGCGTAGCAGATCGGCCTGGGTGATCCGGGTCGGACCGCCGATGTCATAGGGCTGGCCCGGTTTCGGCGCGTCCAGGCACTCGCCCACCACCCGGGCCAGATCCTCGGCATGGATCGGATTGAAGACCTGATCCCCCTGCCCCACCATCGGCGTCACGGCGGGCAACGCGGCCAGGGCGCGGAGAAGCGACGTGCCGCCATAGGACGTATCGGCCATGACGAGGCCGGGGCGCAGGATGGTGATTTTGGCGGCGGCGGCCACATCCTCCCCCGCGCGGCGCCACCGGGCGAATGGCGTGTCCGCCTCGATCCCCACGGCGGAGATCAGAACACCGCCATCGGCGTTCGCGTAGGCGGCGGCGGGGGCTTTCACATGGACGGCTTCGAACCGCGCATCGCTGGCCGTCAGAAGCCCCGCGGCATTGACGATCTTGCGCCCCGTGGCAACGCCCGCCCAGAACGCGGGGTCATGGGTTTGGGGATCGGCCAGATCGGCAGTGAAGCAGGCAAAGCCCATCCGCGCCAACCGGGTCGTGCGGCGCGCGGAGGCCACGACGTCCCAACCTTCCGCCCGCAGGTGAAAGGCGATGTGGCGCCCGATGAACCCGTCGGCACCGAGGATCAGGACCTTGCCGGTCATGGGGAGGGATTGCGTCGCGTCGTCATTCTATGCACACAGAGCCTGAAACGCGGGGCGATGTCATGGGAAATCCGGTCCGCCGTGCTGAGCTGTGCCCACAAATGCGGAAGATGCCCCCGGAGCCGCGCACCGGCACGTCCGCGACTCGCCGCAAAGGGGCCCTTCATGATATGCTTCGCCCCATGTCAGAGAGCCGGAAGCCGACCCATTCATCGAGCACCAATCCCTACATCCCGAAAGGTGATGGCGACGGGCCGGTACAGGCCTATATCGCCGCGATGCCAGGCTGGAAACGCGACGTGGGTCGGCAGATCGACGCGACGGTCGTGGGGACCTTTCCAGATGTGCGGAAACAGGTGCGGTGGAATACGCCGTTCTACGGCAAAGACGACGGCTGGTTCCTCGCGCTTTACTGCTACAAATCCTACGTCCAGATCTCGTTTCTGACCGGGTCCGCCCTTGATCCGGTGCCGCCCAAGGCGTCCAAGGTGGACAGGACGCGCTATCTGGACATCTTCGAGGACGACACGCTCGACACCGCGCAGCTAATCGAATGGGTGCGGCAGGCGATGGCGTTGCCGGGGCAGAACCTTTAGGGCGTTCCAGACTTGGCGGGCGCGCTTTCACGCGAGGGGCGCGATCAGATGTCGGTCCGCGTCGGCCCGATCTCAAGGCTTTATTTGAACGTGTCCGCCCCGACCTCTCGTGCCGCGTTGCCGTTCAGCTGGCTTGGAATGATTGTGGTCAGCAGCATCGTGCCGTAGCCGGTTTTCTCCGCCGGTTCCGCGACCTCGATCCCGGTCTCTTCCCAGGTCAGCAGACAGCCTTCGGATGGCAGCACGGTCCACGTCACCGATACCGCCCCGCCTTCTTGCCCGATCGCGCCATATTTCAGGGAGTTGGTGGCAAGTTCGTGGATCGCCATGGCCACGGCCTGGGACTGGAGCATCGACAGCGAGTAATCATCGCCGGACACGGAAATCCGGTCCAGCACGTCGGGGCCGTAGACCGCAAGCTGGTGGTCGACGACCGCCGCCATACTCTCTTCTTGCGTGACGTTCGATCCGCCAAGTTGCTTGTTGAGGGAGACAAGCGACCGCAACCGCCCCTCGAACATAGACAGGAAATCGGGGATGGTCGCGGCGGTGCGCCCGACCTGCCGCGCCAGGGCGAAGACGATGGAGAACGTATTGCCCATACGGTGCTGCAACTCTCCCATCATGGCGTTGCGCATTTCCCGCATCCGCACCTGGGCGGAGACATTTTCGCTGAACTGGATCAGGAACGGCTCCCCCGACGGGCCGCTTTGCAGGCTGGCATGGCGGACGGTCCACCATTCCTCCTTCGACACGCCCTTCACGGTGATGCGGAACGGAACCTCTTCCAGCACCGTCTCCTCACCCTCAAGGGTCGCTTCGAAGAGGGATTTCATCGCGCGCACGCGATCCTCCGCCTCGGGGAAGGCATCGAAGACGTAGGTGCCGTCCAGATCGTCCCAGGTCCGGCCCACCATTTTCAGGTAGGCCGGGTTCGCCGCCACGAAGCGGAGTGACTTGTCGAGGATCATCGTGGGGGCGGGCGAGCGTTCGAACAGAACCTGAAAGTCGATCTTGTTGAGCATCGTCCGTTCCTTGCACACGCATTCGCCGATCCGCGGGCCAATATTGACGAAGGGGACCGACAAACGCTTCGCGATGCGCGGCTGCGATCTTTATTCCCCCCGATCGGCATCCTCCACAGCAAAATGGGGAATCCGTCAAGGGGCAAACAATCTTGTAAATGCAAGCATCGCGGGCCGTGGGGCTCGGCGTGGAGGCGCGACTTGCGGGGCGAGCGCGGGCCCACCCACGCGCGGTCAGTTGCCCGCGTGCAGAACACGGCCCGCCACGGCGTCCAGCCGCGCGATCATGTCCGCATCCCGCGCCCCGGGCGCTGTCATGATCGCGTGGTCGAGGGCGCGGTCGCACCCGGCGTCACAGGCGGAGCGGTCGGGCGACAGGGCTTTCGCAATGCCCAAAACCATCGCGCGGGCCGCGGCGGCGTTGCCATGGAGCGTTTCGATGATGGCGGTGATGTCCACCGCGCCGTGGTCGGGATGCCAGCTGTCGTAATCGGTGATCATGGCGACGGAGGCGTAGCAAAGCTCCGCCTCGCGGGCCAGTTTCGCCTCGGGCATATTCGTCATGCCGATCACGTCACAGCCCCAGGCGCGGTACATCCGGCTTTCGGCGAGCGAGGAGAATTGCGGCCCTTCCATCGCAAGGTACGTGCCGCCCTTGTGGACGGTCACGCCCGCGTCCCGCGCGGCAGCCTCGGCCACGTCAGACAGGTGCGGGCAGACCGGGTGGGCGACGGAGACATGGGCGACGCAGCCGCTGCCGAAGAAGCTCTTGTCCCGCGCGAAGGTGCGGTCGATGAATTGGTCGACGATCACGAAATCGCCCGGCGCCATCTCCTCCCGGAAGGAGCCGCAGGCGGAGACCGAGACGACATCGGTCACACCGATCCGCTTGAGCGCGTCGATATTGGCGCGGTAGGGCACGTCGGTGGGGGAATGGACATGGCCGCGCCCGTGGCGGGGCAGGAAGCTGAGCGTCAGGTCTCCCAGCCGACCGGTGAGGATCGCGTCGGACGGCGTGCCGAAGGGGCTCTCGACCTCCTGCCACGCGGCCCCTTGCAGCCCGTCGATCTGGTAAAGACCCGATCCGCCGATGATTGCCAGATGCCTGTCCATGCGCGCCCCCATTTGACCTCACACAGCGTCGCACCGGCAGAGCGGTGACGCAATGGCGCCGATGCGCGCCCCTTGCCGCACGGCGGCATAGCAAGTATGCGCAAGAATACCGTGACTTGGGCGGACAAGCCCCGTAGGTCGTCGCGGAGAAATTCGACGGCGGAGCACGCGTGAACCTTCGCCCGATTGCCCTGATTTGAGGTGAGTATGACCCGCATCCTGATGGCCGCGGCCAAGAACCGTTTGTCGCCCGAGCTGACCAATATGGGCCATGGCTGGGGCGCGAACCGGATGAAGATCGAGATCCTGGCGGGTCTGACCGTGGCGCTGGCGCTGGTGCCCGAAGCGGTGGCGTTTGCCTTCGTGGCGGGCGTGCATCCGTTGGTGGGGCTCTATGCGGCGTTCATCGTGGGCCTGATCACGGCGGTGATCGGCGGGCGGCCCGGCATGATCTCGGGCGCGACGGGGGCGCTGGCGGTGGTGATGGTGGCGCTGGTGGCCGAACACGGGGTCGAATACCTGTTCGCGACCGTCATCCTGATGGGGCTGATCCAGATTACCGTGGGCGTCCTGCGATGGGGCAAGTTCATCCGGCTGGTGCCGCATCCGGTGATGCTGGGCTTCGTGAACGGGCTGGCCATCGTGATTTTCCTGGCACAGTTGAGCCAATTTCAGGTGCCGGGATCGGCGGAGGCGTCGGGCCATGGCATGGCGGGCGGCGACTGGCTGCCCGGCCCGCAACTGGCGATGATGCTGGCGCTTGTGGCGCTGACCATGGCGATCATCTGGCTGTTGCCCAAGGTCACAACGATCATCCCTGCGCCGCTGGCCGGCATCGGGATCACCGCGGCCATCGTGCTGGTCTTTTCCATCGACGTGCCGCGCGTGGGCGACCTGGCGGAGATCGCGGGCGGCTTCCCGGCCTTCCACATGCCCTTCAGCTTCAGCGGCGAACCCACGGCGGGGCTTTACGGCGACCTGCTGGCCCCCTTCACGATGGAGACGTTCTGGATCATCCTGCCTTACGCGCTGATCCTGTCGGCCATCGGCCTGATCGAGAGCCTTCTGACCCTGAACCTGGTGGGCGAGATCACGGGCGAAAAGGGCGGCGCGTCGCAGGAATGCGTGGCTCAGGGCGTGGCCAACACCGTCACCGGCTTTTTCGGCGGCATGGGCGGCTGCGCGATGATCGGGCAGTCGATGATCAACGTGAAATCGGGCGCGCGGACCCGTATCGCTGGGATCGCCGCGGCGCTTTTCCTTTTGTCCTTCATCCTGATCGGCGCACCCCTGATCGAGCAGATCCCGCTGGCCGCACTTGTCGGCGTGATGTTCATGGTGGTGATCGGGACCTTCGCCTGGAACAGCCTGACGATCCTGTTCAAGGTGCCGCGCACCGATGCGATTGTCATCATCCTTGTGACCGTCGTGACGGTTGCCACGGACCTCGCCACGGCGGTGGTCGTGGGCGTCATCGTC belongs to Hasllibacter sp. MH4015 and includes:
- a CDS encoding LysE family translocator codes for the protein MPLDTWLAFAAASTLLVLIPGPTVLLVLSYAISQGRRVAVSTAAGVAVGDLIAMTASLAGLGALVLASATLFTVLKWVGAVYLIYLGIKMILGARSAAFALPEAQAVTARRTFGHATVVTALNPKSIAFFIAFVPQFITPEAPLIPQFAILIGTFVAIATLNALAYAFLAGSLRNRLSRPGVIAWLTRAGGATLIAMGVLTATLRRST
- a CDS encoding DUF2269 domain-containing protein; amino-acid sequence: MDPYLLAKWIHILSSTVLFGTGIGTAFQMVWAMRRAVPGQVHGVASGVVVADWLFTTPAGLVQPASGLWLIWLQGWSLTEPWLLLTYALYGLAFACWLPVVRLQIRIRDLAAEAVAQDQPLPPEATRAYRIWFALGWPAFVALIVIFWLMVTKPPLWG
- a CDS encoding DoxX-like family protein, which translates into the protein MTGKVLILGADGFIGRHIAFHLRAEGWDVVASARRTTRLARMGFACFTADLADPQTHDPAFWAGVATGRKIVNAAGLLTASDARFEAVHVKAPAAAYANADGGVLISAVGIEADTPFARWRRAGEDVAAAAKITILRPGLVMADTSYGGTSLLRALAALPAVTPMVGQGDQVFNPIHAEDLARVVGECLDAPKPGQPYDIGGPTRITQADLLRDLRGWLGLPPARALPMSPAVARIGGAVGDALNLGPISRTAVAQIEQGVETAEAPLVDQLTAKPRGIEQFLTHRPAGTQDLWHARLFLLRPLIRLTLALLWIASGLLGLFLPAETFLPMTAHLDLPDALWIALARGGGLADLAIALALIRNWRPRLTGLAQLALVGAYTLAFTLLAPFLWLLPLGGLLKNLPILVLIVTWMVLEDER
- a CDS encoding DUF1801 domain-containing protein, whose amino-acid sequence is MSESRKPTHSSSTNPYIPKGDGDGPVQAYIAAMPGWKRDVGRQIDATVVGTFPDVRKQVRWNTPFYGKDDGWFLALYCYKSYVQISFLTGSALDPVPPKASKVDRTRYLDIFEDDTLDTAQLIEWVRQAMALPGQNL
- a CDS encoding sensor histidine kinase, yielding MLNKIDFQVLFERSPAPTMILDKSLRFVAANPAYLKMVGRTWDDLDGTYVFDAFPEAEDRVRAMKSLFEATLEGEETVLEEVPFRITVKGVSKEEWWTVRHASLQSGPSGEPFLIQFSENVSAQVRMREMRNAMMGELQHRMGNTFSIVFALARQVGRTAATIPDFLSMFEGRLRSLVSLNKQLGGSNVTQEESMAAVVDHQLAVYGPDVLDRISVSGDDYSLSMLQSQAVAMAIHELATNSLKYGAIGQEGGAVSVTWTVLPSEGCLLTWEETGIEVAEPAEKTGYGTMLLTTIIPSQLNGNAAREVGADTFK
- a CDS encoding S-methyl-5'-thioadenosine phosphorylase encodes the protein MDRHLAIIGGSGLYQIDGLQGAAWQEVESPFGTPSDAILTGRLGDLTLSFLPRHGRGHVHSPTDVPYRANIDALKRIGVTDVVSVSACGSFREEMAPGDFVIVDQFIDRTFARDKSFFGSGCVAHVSVAHPVCPHLSDVAEAAARDAGVTVHKGGTYLAMEGPQFSSLAESRMYRAWGCDVIGMTNMPEAKLAREAELCYASVAMITDYDSWHPDHGAVDITAIIETLHGNAAAARAMVLGIAKALSPDRSACDAGCDRALDHAIMTAPGARDADMIARLDAVAGRVLHAGN
- a CDS encoding SulP family inorganic anion transporter translates to MTRILMAAAKNRLSPELTNMGHGWGANRMKIEILAGLTVALALVPEAVAFAFVAGVHPLVGLYAAFIVGLITAVIGGRPGMISGATGALAVVMVALVAEHGVEYLFATVILMGLIQITVGVLRWGKFIRLVPHPVMLGFVNGLAIVIFLAQLSQFQVPGSAEASGHGMAGGDWLPGPQLAMMLALVALTMAIIWLLPKVTTIIPAPLAGIGITAAIVLVFSIDVPRVGDLAEIAGGFPAFHMPFSFSGEPTAGLYGDLLAPFTMETFWIILPYALILSAIGLIESLLTLNLVGEITGEKGGASQECVAQGVANTVTGFFGGMGGCAMIGQSMINVKSGARTRIAGIAAALFLLSFILIGAPLIEQIPLAALVGVMFMVVIGTFAWNSLTILFKVPRTDAIVIILVTVVTVATDLATAVVVGVIVSALAYSWQNATRIHAITRDSATEKGAKVYEIQGPLFFGSADGFMELFEIESDPDTVIVDFNGSRVVDQSALQAIEAVAGKYEAANKRIMLRHLSRDCHRLLSKAGHLMVDSDDDPDYEIATDYSVRTGILGDH